CCGGCGTCCCCGCTGCCTCCCCCCTCCTCATCCTTGGGTTCCTCCTCGCAGATGGAGATGACGCCCACGGAGGAATTTCCTACGCTCATGTTGGACTTGAGCTCGGCGCCCGCCTCCTGCTTGGCTTCCACGGCCCACGGCGCCACCTGCACCTTCATCTCCATCTCCTCCATCATCTGGCTCACCTGGCAGATCTCGGCCTGCAGGTCCCGCAGGTCGGCCGTGTCGATGTTGCTGTCGGCCTCGTACTTCATGTTCTGCACGCTCATGGCGCGAGCGGCCACTGTGCTGGTGCTGCCCGTCATGCCCGTCTGGATGAAATGCCTGGTAGGTACCTTGAGCGGGAAGTCCTGGCCTATCTCCAGGGACCGCTTCATGTCCACCTCCAGCAGGTCCatgctgctggagaagagcaccCATAGACGCTCGTACTCGGCGCGGTCCTCCTTGCTGATGCTCTTGTCTTTGAGCAGGGAGGTGAGTTTAGTCCGGTTGGCCACGGCCA
The sequence above is a segment of the Dunckerocampus dactyliophorus isolate RoL2022-P2 chromosome 3, RoL_Ddac_1.1, whole genome shotgun sequence genome. Coding sequences within it:
- the si:ch73-167i17.6 gene encoding regulator of G-protein signaling 9-binding protein — translated: MGKEECKTMLDALNKVTACYRHLVIALGSTSDSQNLREELKRTRKKAQELAVANRTKLTSLLKDKSISKEDRAEYERLWVLFSSSMDLLEVDMKRSLEIGQDFPLKVPTRHFIQTGMTGSTSTVAARAMSVQNMKYEADSNIDTADLRDLQAEICQVSQMMEEMEMKVQVAPWAVEAKQEAGAELKSNMSVGNSSVGVISICEEEPKDEEGGGSGDAGFASICAVVVFFVIVTVAVVLGYLVINMS